The proteins below come from a single Alnus glutinosa chromosome 9, dhAlnGlut1.1, whole genome shotgun sequence genomic window:
- the LOC133876961 gene encoding probable LRR receptor-like serine/threonine-protein kinase At1g06840, with product MAMATNNFNSSTQIGQGTYGKVYKDILADGTVVAIKHAQEGSLQGEKEFLTEIELLSRLHHQNLLSLIGYCDEEARGILYLHTTEANLPIFHRDIKASNILLDSNYMAKVVDFGLSPLAPVPIEGVVPAHVSTVVKGPPVRLL from the exons ATGGCTATGGCTACAAACAATTTTAACAGCTCCACTCAAATTGGCCAAGGAACGTATGGAAAGGTTTATAAAGACATTCTGGCTGATGGTACAGTTGTGGCCATAAAACATGCACAAGAGGGATCCTTACAGGGTGAAAAAGAGTTCTTAACAGAGATAGAATTATTATCAAGGTTACATCATCAAAACCTATTGTCTTTGATTGGATATTGTGATGAAGAAG CTAGAGGCATCCTCTACTTACACACTACAGAAGCTAATCTTCCGATATTTCACCGAGATATCAAGGCGAGCAACATATTATTGGACTCTAACTATATGGCAAAAGTTGTTGATTTTGGACTTTCGCCACTTGCCCCCGTTCCTATTGAAGGGGTTGTGCCTGCTCATGTATCAACCGTTGTGAAGGGGCCTCCGGTTAGACTCTTATAA
- the LOC133876962 gene encoding probable LRR receptor-like serine/threonine-protein kinase At1g06840, producing the protein MHPISHGKNIVREVNMAYQSGMIFGVIDGQMGSYPSDCVVKSLSLALKCCQDETDAQPSMAEAVRELENIWVIMPESDIRKADPMVTDVAKDIYNSRLYDSVDIQIKIVL; encoded by the exons ATGCATCCAATCTCACATGGCAAAAACATTGTTAGAGAG GTTAATATGGCGTATCAATCTGGTATGATCTTTGGGGTTATTGATGGGCAAATGGGTTCTTATCCTTCTGACTGTGTGGTGAAATCCTTGAGTTTGGCCCTCAAGTGTTGCCAAGATGAGACAGATGCACAGCCATCAATGGCGGAGGCGGTCCGAGAACTTGAAAATATATGGGTTATAATGCCTGAGTCTGACATCAGAAAGGCAGATCCCATGGTCACTGATGTTGCAAAGGATATATATAACAGTAGATTGTATGACAGTGTTGATATACAAATTAAGATTGTACTTTAA